The genomic DNA TGACCAGTTCATAAGCGGCATCGCCATCGACACTCGTACGAGCCGATTTTTCATTGGCCAGCAAATTGTGGATCAATTTATAGCGTTCGTTGCGAATTGATCTTCTCGGGAAGAAAGGAGAACTGCCGTGATAATGAAATTCTGTGGCGAGAGTGTTACGGCATTGAGCAGGATCGAGAGATGTCGAAAGAGATCGGCCTTGAGTATGGACATCCTTCTGAATCCCAGCAGCTTCCAGAAAAGTAGGGAGAATATCGACGGTTGAAACCAGAGCAGGGGAGCGGTCGGCTTTTTCAAACTTACCGGGCCAATGCAGCAGCATCGGGACTTTCGCACCTGCCTCGTAGCAGGTTGTCTTCCCACGATAAAAGGGAGGTCCATGATCGGAGACGAACAGAATCAGTGTATCTTCTGAATGTCCGGAAGCTTGCAATTCATCGAGCAGTAAACCAACCCCAGCATCAAATCGCGAGCAGGCATTGTAGTACTGGGTAATCCGCTCGATCTCTTCGGGATGGTCGAGTTTCTGAAATGGAAACGCAGAGACTTCACCAACCCTCAATGGTGATTTTGGAATCCCTTTATACTGTGTCGGAAATGCTTCTTTTGGAGGTCGGGGACTGCGGCCATAGACGTGTGGATCCGAATAATTAGCCATGAAGAAGAACGGGCCATTGGAAGCCTTAAAGAATTCACCGATCTTTTTGGCAATCACTTTGACATCACGCGAATCGCCTCGGATTCGTTCATCAAAT from Rubinisphaera italica includes the following:
- a CDS encoding sulfatase family protein, encoding MAFLRFFTIIILLNFSVIISAISLNADEPLNILLITADDMGMQLGCYRDTAAKTPRLDTLAKRSRLFENAYVAQASCSPSRSAMFTGLYPHTNGQYGLLNAGVGFQIHEKLYDKTIPALLKEAGYTTGISGKLHVGPEKTFPFDERIRGDSRDVKVIAKKIGEFFKASNGPFFFMANYSDPHVYGRSPRPPKEAFPTQYKGIPKSPLRVGEVSAFPFQKLDHPEEIERITQYYNACSRFDAGVGLLLDELQASGHSEDTLILFVSDHGPPFYRGKTTCYEAGAKVPMLLHWPGKFEKADRSPALVSTVDILPTFLEAAGIQKDVHTQGRSLSTSLDPAQCRNTLATEFHYHGSSPFFPRRSIRNERYKLIHNLLANEKSARTSVDGDAAYELVMKDPEQSSEMRQAYQRAATPPEYELYDLKSDPWEFKNLFDDPDHQTIKAQLLSSLQQWQEETEDPLLTQEGIQSMSRYEKQ